The Rhodoferax sediminis genome has a segment encoding these proteins:
- a CDS encoding ABC transporter substrate-binding protein: protein MKFSFAKLAVASAVLAVAGVATAAEPIKIGVDGPFTGGSSSMGVSMRDGVRLAIDEINKSGGVLGRKLQAVERDDEAKNERGSQIAQELINKEKVTAVVGYINTGVALASQRFFQDAKIPVMSNVATGSVITKQFKDQPDNYVFRNSAHDSIQAPMIVEEAITRRGFKKVAILADSTNYGQLGREDLETALAAKGVKPVAVEKFNIKDVDMTPQLLKAKEAGADVVLTYGIGPELAQIANGMTKLGWKVPLVGSWTLSMANYIDNAGPGGEGARMPQTFIQEPNTPKRKAFIDAYLKTFKPKNNRIDSAVSAAQGYDSVYLLAAAIKQANSTDGPKIREALENLHTKVDGVVTVYDKPFTHDDHDAITANIPVMGEVKAGRVVYAYADDLKKGADLRVKDAKAKAAPAAKK from the coding sequence ATGAAATTTAGTTTTGCAAAGCTGGCCGTTGCGTCGGCCGTCCTGGCCGTTGCCGGCGTCGCGACTGCCGCGGAGCCCATCAAGATCGGGGTGGACGGGCCCTTCACGGGCGGCTCATCGTCGATGGGGGTCAGCATGCGCGATGGCGTGCGTCTGGCGATCGATGAAATCAACAAATCCGGCGGCGTTCTGGGGCGCAAGCTGCAGGCGGTGGAGCGTGACGACGAGGCGAAAAACGAGCGCGGCTCGCAAATTGCCCAGGAATTGATCAACAAGGAAAAAGTAACGGCGGTGGTGGGCTATATCAACACCGGCGTGGCGCTGGCGTCGCAGCGTTTCTTCCAGGACGCCAAGATCCCGGTCATGAGCAACGTGGCCACCGGCAGCGTGATCACCAAGCAGTTCAAGGACCAGCCCGACAACTACGTTTTCCGCAATTCGGCGCATGACAGCATCCAGGCGCCGATGATCGTGGAAGAGGCCATCACCCGCCGCGGCTTCAAGAAGGTCGCCATCCTGGCCGACTCCACCAACTACGGCCAGCTGGGCCGCGAGGATCTGGAAACCGCGCTCGCGGCCAAAGGCGTCAAGCCGGTGGCGGTCGAGAAGTTCAACATCAAGGACGTCGACATGACGCCCCAGCTGCTCAAGGCCAAGGAGGCCGGCGCCGATGTCGTGCTCACCTATGGCATCGGCCCCGAGCTGGCCCAGATCGCCAACGGCATGACCAAGCTGGGCTGGAAAGTCCCCCTGGTGGGCAGCTGGACCCTGTCAATGGCCAACTACATCGACAATGCGGGCCCCGGCGGCGAGGGCGCGCGCATGCCGCAGACCTTCATCCAGGAGCCCAACACGCCCAAGCGCAAGGCCTTCATCGACGCGTACCTGAAGACCTTCAAGCCCAAGAACAACCGCATCGATTCGGCCGTGTCGGCGGCGCAGGGTTATGACTCCGTGTACCTGCTGGCGGCCGCCATCAAGCAGGCCAACAGCACGGACGGCCCGAAGATTCGGGAAGCGCTGGAAAACCTGCACACCAAGGTGGACGGTGTCGTGACGGTGTACGACAAGCCGTTCACCCATGACGACCATGACGCCATCACGGCCAACATCCCGGTGATGGGCGAGGTGAAGGCCGGCCGCGTGGTCTACGCCTACGCCGACGACCTGAAAAAAGGCGCGGACCTGCGCGTGAAAGACGCCAAGGCCAAGGCTGCACCGGCTGCCAAGAAGTAA
- a CDS encoding type III pantothenate kinase → MTFLAIDVGNTRLKWAQYDAPRPGAALLAHGAEFLEHIEKLAEGAWRDLPAPQAMLGCIVAGDAIKRCVQEQMELWDVAPQWVVSSSSEAGLINGYDHPARLGADRWVAMIGARHRMLAQAALHGSAPRPMVVAMVGTAVTVEAIDAGGKFLGGLILPGHGIMLRALESGTAGLHVPTGEVREFPTNTSDALTSGGTYAIAGAVERMMQHVRQHCGAEPMCVMTGGAGWKMAPSMQGTFELVDNLIFDGLLEIAARRFPASLANPDAAVIPGP, encoded by the coding sequence ATGACGTTTCTCGCCATCGACGTAGGCAACACGCGGCTCAAGTGGGCACAGTACGACGCTCCGCGTCCCGGCGCCGCGCTGCTCGCCCACGGCGCGGAGTTTCTGGAGCACATCGAGAAACTGGCGGAAGGCGCCTGGCGCGACCTGCCCGCGCCGCAGGCCATGCTCGGCTGCATCGTGGCGGGCGACGCCATCAAACGCTGCGTGCAGGAGCAGATGGAGCTCTGGGACGTGGCGCCGCAATGGGTGGTCTCCAGCAGTTCGGAGGCGGGCCTGATCAACGGCTACGACCACCCCGCGCGGCTCGGCGCCGACCGCTGGGTCGCCATGATCGGCGCGCGCCATCGCATGCTGGCGCAAGCCGCACTGCACGGCAGCGCACCGCGGCCGATGGTGGTCGCCATGGTCGGCACGGCCGTGACTGTGGAGGCCATCGACGCCGGCGGCAAGTTCCTGGGCGGCCTGATCCTGCCAGGCCACGGCATCATGCTGCGCGCGCTCGAATCCGGCACCGCCGGGCTGCATGTGCCCACCGGCGAGGTGCGCGAATTTCCCACCAACACCAGCGATGCCCTGACCAGCGGCGGCACCTACGCAATCGCCGGGGCGGTGGAGCGCATGATGCAGCATGTGCGCCAGCACTGCGGTGCCGAGCCGATGTGCGTGATGACGGGCGGCGCGGGCTGGAAGATGGCGCCGAGCATGCAGGGGACCTTCGAGCTGGTGGATAACCTGATTTTTGACGGCTTGCTGGAAATTGCGGCGAGGCGGTTTCCGGCGTCCCTGGCGAACCCTGACGCTGCTGTTATTCCCGGACCCTGA
- a CDS encoding PPK2 family polyphosphate kinase — protein MNIDKLLAPWQPHVEASGKPCRLADFDPKARPFSIGDKAQDKARVETLALELDMLQELFYADRRYKLLVVLQGIDAAGKDGTIRGVFGQLSPLGVDTIGWKVPSEEERAHDYLWRIHQKMPGAGQVMIFNRSHYEEVLVPVVNGWITPAQTHQRYRHINEFERLLVETGTVVLKFMLHISFEEQRVRLQERVDDPTKHWKFSLGDLEVRKQWPAYQQAYEALLGATSTAWAPWTVVPADSKTHRNLMIATIVRDTLRQLELRYPPSDPKLAGLKVK, from the coding sequence ATGAATATCGACAAACTTCTGGCACCGTGGCAGCCGCACGTTGAGGCGAGCGGCAAACCCTGCCGGCTGGCCGACTTCGACCCCAAGGCCCGGCCTTTTTCCATCGGGGACAAGGCCCAGGACAAGGCCCGCGTCGAGACCCTGGCGCTGGAGCTGGACATGCTGCAGGAACTGTTTTACGCCGACCGGCGCTACAAACTGCTGGTGGTGCTGCAAGGCATCGACGCCGCGGGCAAGGATGGCACCATCCGCGGCGTGTTCGGCCAGCTCAGTCCGCTGGGCGTGGACACCATCGGCTGGAAGGTGCCGTCCGAGGAAGAACGCGCGCACGACTACCTGTGGCGCATCCACCAGAAAATGCCCGGCGCGGGCCAGGTGATGATTTTCAACCGCAGCCATTACGAAGAGGTGCTGGTGCCGGTGGTCAACGGCTGGATCACGCCGGCGCAGACGCACCAACGCTATCGGCACATCAACGAGTTCGAGCGGCTGCTGGTGGAGACCGGCACCGTGGTGCTCAAATTCATGCTGCACATCAGCTTCGAGGAGCAGCGCGTGCGCCTGCAGGAGCGCGTGGATGACCCCACCAAGCACTGGAAGTTCAGTCTGGGTGACTTGGAGGTGCGCAAGCAATGGCCCGCGTACCAGCAGGCCTACGAGGCGCTGCTGGGCGCCACCAGCACGGCCTGGGCGCCCTGGACCGTGGTGCCGGCCGACTCGAAGACGCACCGCAACCTGATGATCGCCACCATCGTGCGCGACACCTTGCGCCAGTTGGAGCTGCGCTACCCGCCCAGCGACCCGAAGCTGGCCGGGCTGAAGGTCAAGTAG
- a CDS encoding ABC transporter ATP-binding protein has product MLSIKNLEVGYGKIQVLHGISIDVPKGKVVTLIGSNGAGKTTTMRAVSGMIKPTAGSITLQGKRVDGLESYTIAKLGLAHSPEGRRVFATMSVTDNLTLGAFPRLTGSRPKGDVAGDLERAMELFPRLKERRNQLAGTLSGGEQQMLAMARAVMLNPEIVLLDEPSMGLAPILVEEVFRIIASLKARGVTMLLVEQFAAAALQVADYGYVLENGRISVHGEAERLRDDPAVKAAYLGGGH; this is encoded by the coding sequence ATGTTGAGCATCAAGAACCTCGAAGTGGGTTACGGCAAGATCCAGGTCCTGCACGGCATTTCCATTGACGTGCCCAAGGGCAAGGTGGTCACGCTGATCGGCTCCAACGGCGCCGGCAAGACGACCACCATGCGGGCGGTCTCGGGCATGATCAAACCGACCGCGGGCAGCATCACGCTGCAGGGCAAGCGCGTCGATGGCCTGGAGTCCTACACCATTGCCAAGCTGGGCCTGGCGCATTCGCCCGAGGGCCGGCGCGTGTTTGCGACCATGAGCGTGACCGACAACCTGACCCTGGGGGCTTTTCCGCGCCTGACCGGCAGCCGTCCCAAGGGCGATGTGGCGGGTGACCTGGAGCGCGCGATGGAGCTGTTTCCGCGCCTGAAGGAGCGCCGCAACCAGCTGGCCGGCACGCTGTCGGGCGGCGAGCAGCAAATGCTGGCGATGGCCCGCGCGGTCATGCTGAATCCGGAGATCGTGCTGCTCGACGAGCCCTCGATGGGGCTGGCGCCGATTCTGGTCGAGGAAGTCTTTCGCATCATTGCCAGCCTCAAGGCGCGCGGCGTCACCATGCTGCTGGTGGAGCAGTTTGCCGCCGCGGCGCTGCAGGTGGCGGATTACGGCTATGTCCTGGAAAACGGCCGCATCTCCGTGCATGGCGAGGCCGAGCGCCTGCGCGACGACCCGGCCGTCAAGGCCGCCTATCTGGGCGGCGGGCACTGA
- a CDS encoding ABC transporter permease subunit produces MNRKFLLVSVLCLAALGAVPWFLPNPYYIHLIATIMIYAILLFGLDIVVGYTGQVSLGHAGLFGIGAYATGVLFMKLGASLWLTIPASILVTAGFGALLALPALRVTGPYLAMVTLAFGTIIQILINEMDFLTEGPLGIKIPKPSVAGYTFDERAFYWLVFALMLLSLIVVHRILKSQLGRAFEALRGSPVASDCMGVSVYRYKVYAFVISAGFAGLAGSLYAYSEQYISPNTYNFELTVLFLLAVIMGGRKTRTGVLLGAAIIVMLPKLLDDLDTFRIVASALALLITVGAGVGIAKKMASPKIMWIPVVGAIALAGFSFWLDSITDWRLSIFGLMILFVVYYLPDGIVGFVRNLLAFRKGGRVARVASAGADSGKDALGLAASAGEATLLVAKGVLMQFGGLKAINEVDLLIRRGTIHGLIGPNGSGKSTMMNVLTGIYVPTAGSIEFAGRSVVGRTSSDIALSGIARTFQNVQLFGEMTALQNIQVGLHHTFDSHIVDVSLNTPRYQREEAAAIERGLGLLRFVGLEDMAFEEARNLPYGKQRLLEIARALALDPQLLLLDEPAAGLTAPDIKELISIIRKIRDHGITVILIEHHMDVVMSICDTVSVLDFGQKIAEGRPAEVQADPKVIEAYLGGQAA; encoded by the coding sequence ATGAACCGGAAGTTTCTTTTGGTCTCGGTGTTGTGCCTGGCCGCGCTGGGTGCCGTGCCGTGGTTTCTGCCCAACCCGTACTACATTCACCTGATCGCCACCATCATGATCTACGCGATCCTGCTGTTCGGCCTGGACATCGTGGTGGGCTATACCGGCCAGGTGTCGCTCGGGCATGCCGGCCTGTTCGGCATTGGCGCCTACGCGACCGGCGTGCTGTTCATGAAGCTGGGGGCGTCCCTGTGGCTGACCATTCCGGCCAGCATCCTGGTGACGGCGGGCTTTGGCGCGCTGCTGGCGCTGCCGGCGCTGCGTGTGACGGGCCCTTATCTGGCCATGGTGACGCTGGCGTTCGGCACCATCATCCAGATCCTGATCAACGAGATGGACTTCCTCACCGAAGGCCCGCTCGGCATCAAGATCCCCAAGCCCAGCGTGGCGGGCTACACGTTCGACGAGCGTGCCTTTTACTGGCTGGTGTTTGCGCTGATGCTGCTGTCGCTGATCGTGGTGCACCGGATTTTGAAGTCCCAGCTCGGGCGCGCCTTCGAGGCGCTGCGTGGCAGCCCGGTGGCCTCCGACTGCATGGGCGTGTCGGTGTACCGCTACAAGGTCTACGCGTTCGTGATCAGCGCCGGCTTTGCCGGACTGGCGGGCAGCCTGTATGCGTATTCGGAGCAATACATTTCGCCCAATACCTACAACTTTGAGCTGACGGTGCTGTTCCTGCTGGCCGTCATCATGGGCGGGCGCAAGACCCGCACGGGGGTCCTGCTGGGGGCTGCCATCATCGTGATGCTGCCCAAGCTGCTCGACGACCTGGACACGTTTCGCATCGTTGCCTCGGCGCTGGCCCTCTTGATCACGGTGGGCGCGGGCGTGGGCATAGCCAAAAAGATGGCGTCGCCGAAGATCATGTGGATCCCGGTGGTCGGGGCCATCGCGCTGGCCGGGTTTTCGTTCTGGCTGGATTCCATCACGGACTGGCGCCTGTCCATTTTCGGCCTGATGATCCTGTTTGTGGTGTATTACCTGCCCGATGGCATCGTGGGTTTTGTGCGCAACCTGCTGGCCTTCCGCAAGGGCGGCCGCGTCGCAAGGGTCGCGTCCGCCGGCGCCGATTCCGGCAAGGACGCCCTGGGGCTGGCCGCGTCGGCGGGCGAGGCCACGCTGCTGGTGGCCAAGGGCGTGCTGATGCAGTTTGGCGGCCTCAAGGCGATCAATGAGGTAGACCTGCTGATCCGGCGCGGCACGATCCATGGCCTGATCGGCCCCAATGGTTCGGGCAAGAGCACCATGATGAACGTGCTGACCGGCATTTACGTGCCCACCGCGGGCAGCATCGAGTTCGCCGGCCGTTCGGTGGTCGGACGTACCTCGTCCGACATCGCCCTGTCGGGCATTGCGCGCACCTTCCAGAACGTGCAGCTGTTCGGCGAAATGACGGCGTTGCAAAACATCCAGGTGGGCCTGCATCACACGTTTGACAGCCACATCGTCGACGTGTCGCTGAACACGCCGCGCTACCAGCGCGAGGAGGCGGCTGCGATCGAGCGCGGCCTGGGCCTGCTGCGCTTTGTCGGCCTGGAAGACATGGCCTTCGAGGAGGCGCGCAACCTGCCCTACGGCAAGCAGCGCCTGCTGGAGATCGCACGCGCGCTGGCGCTCGATCCGCAGCTGCTGCTGCTGGACGAGCCGGCCGCCGGCCTGACCGCGCCGGACATTAAGGAGCTGATCTCCATCATTCGCAAGATCCGCGACCACGGCATCACCGTGATCCTGATCGAGCACCACATGGACGTGGTCATGAGCATCTGCGACACCGTCTCGGTGCTGGATTTTGGCCAGAAGATTGCCGAAGGCCGGCCGGCCGAAGTGCAGGCCGACCCGAAGGTCATCGAAGCCTATCTGGGTGGCCAGGCGGCGTAG
- a CDS encoding branched-chain amino acid ABC transporter permease, giving the protein MEILLQLIYSGVSLGMIYAVIAFGYQLTFQTSDTLNFGQGDALMLGAMVGLTLVNLGVNYWLMIPLVIVFGLLQGALVERVGVRPAIKIKSEFGWIMSTIALGIIFKNVAENVWGRDDLRFPSPLPESPLKVFGANVLPMEILVVVGAVLMMLAVEFFNRKTIYGKAVVATFNDRDAAKLMGINTGLVITFSYALSSATAAFAGVLIAPLTLTGATMGAVLGLKAFAVAIIGGLTSGMGIIVGGIILGIAETTTGFYISTGYKDVPGLVLLLAVLAIKPAGLFGKTAIKKV; this is encoded by the coding sequence ATGGAAATCCTGCTTCAACTGATCTACAGCGGTGTCTCGCTCGGCATGATCTATGCCGTGATCGCGTTTGGGTATCAACTGACCTTCCAGACCTCGGACACCCTCAATTTCGGCCAGGGCGATGCGCTGATGCTGGGCGCCATGGTCGGACTCACGCTGGTCAACCTGGGCGTCAACTACTGGCTGATGATTCCGCTGGTGATCGTGTTCGGGCTGTTGCAGGGGGCGCTGGTGGAGCGCGTCGGCGTGCGTCCCGCCATCAAGATCAAGAGCGAGTTCGGCTGGATCATGTCGACCATCGCGCTGGGAATTATTTTCAAGAACGTGGCCGAGAACGTCTGGGGTCGCGACGACCTGCGGTTTCCCTCCCCGCTGCCCGAATCACCGCTGAAGGTGTTCGGCGCCAATGTGCTGCCGATGGAAATCCTGGTGGTCGTGGGCGCCGTGCTGATGATGCTGGCCGTCGAATTCTTCAACCGCAAGACCATCTATGGCAAGGCCGTGGTGGCCACCTTCAATGACCGGGACGCGGCCAAGCTGATGGGCATCAACACCGGCCTGGTGATCACATTCTCCTACGCGCTGTCTTCCGCCACGGCAGCTTTTGCCGGCGTGCTGATCGCACCGCTGACGTTGACGGGCGCCACCATGGGGGCCGTGCTCGGCCTCAAGGCCTTCGCCGTCGCCATCATCGGCGGGCTGACCAGCGGCATGGGCATCATCGTGGGCGGCATCATTTTGGGCATTGCCGAAACGACCACCGGTTTTTATATCTCGACCGGCTACAAGGATGTCCCCGGCCTGGTGCTGCTGCTGGCCGTGCTGGCCATCAAGCCGGCCGGCCTGTTTGGCAAAACCGCCATCAAGAAAGTTTGA
- a CDS encoding response regulator, with the protein MSFPLYQSPGTIVFLDDDPDYLDMLALVMPEDWHVRLFRRPQNCINYLQQEPPLWEADAWAQQEMIEESRAGGVPLISQILRYWGEHSRRYALTQVCVVDYSMPGMDGLQALSELVDWPGLRVLLTGQADEQIAVDAFNRGLIEQFIPKQTPDISRRLIDTLRRMQATASGRHSQIWRSTLTQSQNALLRVPSIAQDLSEFVASHWVEYVVIGRPFGILGRDANGRVGWLQLEPVSGLGELAELAGSAGISSQGIAEIQKGKKLADLELGQALGRTAPELSPALPIGREESLLGALFAVGIEHSPHASTCYHRWLAAQPKRFVQD; encoded by the coding sequence ATGAGCTTTCCTCTCTACCAATCGCCCGGAACCATCGTCTTCCTCGACGACGATCCCGACTACCTCGACATGCTGGCGCTGGTGATGCCGGAGGACTGGCACGTGCGCCTGTTCCGGCGGCCGCAGAACTGCATCAACTACCTGCAGCAAGAGCCGCCGCTGTGGGAGGCCGACGCCTGGGCGCAGCAGGAGATGATCGAAGAGTCGCGCGCGGGCGGGGTGCCCCTGATTTCGCAAATCCTGCGTTATTGGGGCGAGCACAGCCGGCGCTACGCCCTCACCCAGGTGTGCGTGGTCGACTATTCCATGCCCGGCATGGACGGACTGCAGGCGCTCAGTGAGCTGGTGGACTGGCCCGGTCTGCGCGTGCTGCTGACCGGCCAGGCGGACGAGCAGATCGCGGTGGACGCCTTCAACCGCGGCCTGATCGAACAATTCATCCCCAAGCAAACCCCGGACATCTCGCGCCGCCTGATCGACACGCTCAGGCGCATGCAGGCGACGGCCAGCGGGCGCCACTCGCAGATCTGGCGCAGCACGCTGACGCAAAGCCAGAATGCGCTGCTGCGGGTGCCGTCGATCGCGCAGGACCTGTCCGAGTTCGTCGCCAGCCACTGGGTCGAATACGTGGTGATCGGCCGGCCGTTCGGCATTCTGGGGCGCGATGCCAATGGCCGCGTCGGCTGGCTCCAGCTGGAGCCCGTGAGCGGCCTGGGCGAACTGGCCGAGCTTGCGGGCAGCGCCGGGATCAGCTCGCAGGGTATCGCCGAGATTCAAAAGGGCAAAAAACTGGCCGACCTCGAACTGGGGCAGGCGCTGGGGCGCACCGCACCAGAGCTGAGCCCGGCGCTGCCGATCGGGCGCGAAGAATCGCTGCTGGGTGCGCTGTTCGCCGTCGGCATCGAGCACAGCCCGCACGCCAGCACCTGCTACCACCGCTGGCTGGCCGCTCAGCCGAAGCGCTTCGTGCAGGACTGA
- a CDS encoding amidase has translation MNITELTADALSKAIHARQVSCREVMQAYLARIEAVNPAFNAIVSLQDGESLLRQADARDAQLARGESMGWMHGMPQAIKDLANTAGIPTTLGSPLMRHFVPKEDGLLARRMKAAGCIVIGKTNTPEFGLGSHTFNEVFGVTRNAYDPAFCAGGSSGGAAVALAQRLLPVADGSDFMGSLRNPAAWANVFGLRPSQGRVPMAPAQDVWVSQLGTEGPMGRTVRDVGLLLSVQAGYDACAPLSIAQGGHQFRAALDFDPQGLRIGWLADLGGYLPMEDGIVPVCEQALDRLRGVGCEIKPATLGMPPDAVWQAWLVWRRALVASRIAPFLLNAKNRAHIKPEALWEYDQAQGLSGSQLLGASAQRTAFYQQMLGLFEHYDYLALPTAQVWPFEASQRWPQSIVSGGASVAMDTYHRWMEVVIYATFAGLPCISVPAGFNAAGLPMGLQIIGKPQADFAVLQLAGAYEQVAQDVLQRMPSGRRAVAAGAAGYPC, from the coding sequence ATGAACATCACCGAGCTCACGGCCGACGCGCTGTCAAAGGCCATCCATGCGCGCCAGGTGTCGTGCCGCGAGGTGATGCAGGCCTACCTGGCGCGCATCGAAGCCGTGAATCCGGCGTTCAATGCCATCGTCAGCCTGCAGGATGGCGAGAGCCTGTTGCGCCAGGCCGACGCGCGCGATGCCCAGCTCGCGCGCGGCGAATCCATGGGCTGGATGCATGGCATGCCACAGGCCATCAAGGATCTGGCCAACACGGCCGGCATCCCGACCACGCTGGGCTCGCCGCTGATGCGCCACTTCGTGCCGAAGGAAGACGGCCTGCTGGCGCGGCGCATGAAAGCGGCCGGCTGCATCGTGATCGGCAAGACCAACACGCCCGAGTTCGGCCTGGGCTCGCACACCTTCAACGAGGTCTTCGGCGTGACGCGCAATGCCTACGATCCAGCCTTCTGCGCCGGTGGCAGCAGTGGCGGCGCGGCGGTGGCGCTGGCGCAGCGCCTGCTGCCGGTGGCCGACGGCTCCGACTTCATGGGCAGCCTGCGCAACCCCGCAGCCTGGGCCAATGTGTTCGGTCTGCGCCCCTCGCAGGGGCGCGTGCCGATGGCGCCCGCGCAGGACGTCTGGGTGTCGCAGCTCGGCACCGAAGGCCCCATGGGACGCACCGTGCGCGACGTGGGGCTGCTGCTGTCGGTGCAGGCCGGGTACGATGCCTGCGCTCCTCTTTCAATAGCACAGGGCGGCCACCAGTTCAGGGCTGCGCTTGATTTTGATCCTCAAGGCTTGAGAATTGGCTGGCTCGCCGACCTGGGCGGCTACCTGCCGATGGAGGACGGCATTGTGCCCGTGTGCGAACAGGCGCTGGACCGCTTGAGAGGCGTGGGCTGCGAGATTAAGCCCGCGACGCTGGGCATGCCGCCAGATGCCGTGTGGCAGGCCTGGCTGGTGTGGCGGCGCGCGCTGGTGGCTTCGCGCATCGCGCCGTTCCTGCTGAACGCGAAAAACCGCGCGCACATCAAGCCCGAGGCGCTGTGGGAATACGACCAGGCGCAGGGCCTGAGCGGCTCGCAACTGCTCGGCGCCAGCGCGCAGCGCACGGCTTTTTACCAGCAGATGCTGGGTTTGTTCGAACACTATGACTACCTGGCGCTGCCGACGGCCCAGGTCTGGCCGTTCGAGGCAAGCCAGCGCTGGCCGCAAAGCATCGTGAGTGGCGGGGCCAGCGTTGCCATGGACACCTACCACCGCTGGATGGAGGTGGTGATCTACGCGACCTTCGCGGGCCTGCCCTGCATCAGCGTGCCGGCCGGTTTCAACGCCGCGGGCCTGCCGATGGGGCTGCAAATTATCGGCAAACCGCAGGCCGACTTTGCGGTGCTACAACTGGCCGGCGCCTACGAACAGGTGGCGCAGGACGTGCTGCAAAGGATGCCCAGCGGGCGAAGGGCCGTGGCCGCTGGCGCGGCAGGTTATCCTTGCTGA
- a CDS encoding rhodanese-like domain-containing protein, translated as MDEAVPANQSSGLRHDAGAVALAQPDAPRPAQGYAGDVSAQLAYRWWQAGEAVLVDVRTDAEREWVGFVPGAVPLAWKQWPGMAMNPAFDAGLKEAVPPGKKVVLLCRSGVRSIAAARRATELGLQAYNILEGFEGDPDEQAHRGRKGGWRLRGLPWRQA; from the coding sequence ATGGACGAGGCGGTGCCGGCCAATCAGAGCTCGGGCCTGCGCCACGACGCCGGTGCGGTGGCCCTGGCCCAGCCGGACGCGCCGCGCCCCGCGCAAGGTTACGCCGGCGATGTGTCGGCGCAGCTGGCGTACCGCTGGTGGCAGGCGGGCGAGGCCGTGCTGGTGGACGTGCGCACCGATGCCGAACGCGAATGGGTCGGCTTCGTGCCCGGCGCGGTGCCGCTGGCCTGGAAGCAGTGGCCCGGCATGGCCATGAACCCGGCGTTCGATGCCGGCCTCAAGGAAGCCGTGCCGCCGGGCAAGAAGGTAGTGCTCTTGTGCCGCAGCGGCGTGCGCTCGATTGCGGCGGCCAGGCGTGCGACCGAGCTGGGCCTGCAGGCCTACAACATTCTGGAAGGTTTCGAGGGCGACCCGGATGAGCAGGCGCACCGCGGCCGCAAGGGCGGCTGGCGCCTGCGCGGCCTGCCGTGGCGGCAAGCCTGA